A window from Caulobacter sp. X encodes these proteins:
- the hutC gene encoding histidine utilization repressor produces the protein MAAPDSAPALGPPGESLHGRIKADIADKIVSGAWPPGHRIPAEHELMRRYGCSRMTVSKALSKLVDGGLIIRRKRMGSFVSRPRIHSAVLNIPDIQAEVRARGQTYAYRLLSRRTRPVTRREALEFDLPETCEVLLLRCLHSANERPFALEERLISLDAVPEAQGVEFSLMPPGTWLLRTVPWTEAEHRISAVRPTKAVAQALETDQAGACLRLDRRTWRLGAGVTHVSLLFPGDAFDLVARFTPTAPLP, from the coding sequence ATGGCGGCCCCTGACAGCGCTCCGGCCCTTGGTCCGCCGGGCGAAAGCCTGCACGGGCGCATCAAGGCCGACATCGCCGACAAGATCGTCTCGGGCGCCTGGCCGCCGGGTCACCGCATCCCGGCTGAACACGAGCTGATGCGGCGCTACGGCTGCTCGCGGATGACCGTCAGCAAGGCGTTGTCCAAGCTGGTCGATGGCGGCCTCATCATCCGCCGCAAGCGGATGGGCAGCTTCGTCTCGCGACCCAGGATCCATTCGGCGGTGCTCAACATTCCCGACATCCAGGCCGAGGTGCGCGCCCGGGGCCAGACCTACGCCTATCGGCTGCTCAGTCGCCGCACGCGGCCCGTCACCCGGCGCGAAGCCCTCGAGTTCGACCTGCCCGAGACCTGCGAGGTTCTGCTACTGCGCTGCCTGCACAGCGCCAACGAGCGCCCCTTCGCCCTGGAGGAGCGCCTGATCAGCCTGGACGCCGTGCCCGAGGCGCAAGGGGTGGAGTTCTCACTCATGCCGCCGGGCACCTGGCTGCTGCGCACCGTGCCCTGGACCGAGGCCGAACATCGCATCAGCGCCGTGCGCCCGACCAAGGCCGTGGCCCAAGCGCTCGAGACCGATCAGGCCGGTGCGTGCCTACGCCTGGACCGCCGTACCTGGCGTCTGGGCGCGGGTGTCACCCATGTCAGCCTGCTCTTCCCCGGCGACGCCTTCGATCTGGTCGCCCGCTTCACGCCGACCGCGCCCCTGCCCTGA
- a CDS encoding PepSY domain-containing protein, with the protein MFLIRTLHKWFGLILGLQFLLWSISGAMMAMLDAKKVAAEDSERAPPALSQPLSPIRLASLAQSLDAPILRARLRPLGEHYVYEVETPLDLRLFDAATGAPVTIDAPRAQALAQAGYAGSGAVASVEKVEKVSGEVRGVTLPVWRVAFADPDHTTLFVDPRTGAIHHRVNDTTRTWNLFWMIHIMDYPNGAGFNHPLIVTVATGCVWLALSGFILLVRSFRRQDFAYVLDPIDKLRGR; encoded by the coding sequence GTGTTCCTGATCCGCACCCTGCACAAGTGGTTTGGCCTGATCCTGGGCCTGCAGTTCCTGCTCTGGTCAATCAGCGGGGCCATGATGGCCATGCTGGACGCCAAGAAGGTCGCCGCCGAGGACAGCGAACGCGCCCCGCCCGCGCTGTCTCAGCCGCTGTCGCCCATCCGGCTGGCCAGCCTGGCCCAGTCGCTGGACGCGCCCATCCTGCGCGCGCGGTTGCGCCCGCTCGGCGAGCACTATGTCTATGAGGTCGAGACGCCGCTGGATCTTCGCCTGTTCGACGCGGCCACGGGCGCGCCGGTGACGATCGACGCCCCGCGCGCCCAGGCCCTTGCGCAAGCCGGCTACGCCGGTTCGGGCGCGGTGGCGTCGGTCGAGAAGGTCGAGAAGGTCAGCGGCGAGGTCCGCGGCGTGACCCTGCCGGTCTGGCGCGTGGCCTTCGCCGATCCTGATCACACGACCTTGTTTGTCGATCCCCGCACCGGCGCCATCCATCACCGGGTCAATGACACCACGCGGACCTGGAACCTCTTCTGGATGATCCACATCATGGATTATCCCAACGGCGCGGGGTTCAACCATCCCCTGATCGTCACCGTGGCGACCGGCTGCGTCTGGCTGGCCTTGAGCGGTTTCATCCTGCTGGTCCGCAGCTTCCGCCGGCAGGACTTCGCCTATGTCCTGGATCCCATCGATAAACTGCGGGGCCGCTGA
- a CDS encoding PepSY domain-containing protein, whose protein sequence is MATAKKSTIRWPAWARKTHKWLALIIGVQALFWMLSGLYMTAVHIDIIHGDALVRPAPVLPIDPASLRDPAEILARYAAASTIKLDSQLGQPVFVVGEGKKRVLVDARSGAQMSPLDQAAAQDRARAHFAGPGKIVRTELLSVIPSEIKGRPAPIWRVEFAGRWRPTLYISPQTGELVAKRHDLWRMFDFVWMFHIMDYEARVDVNNLLLRVAAWMAVATSLTGAWLLLYSFRRKRRVRKPAQG, encoded by the coding sequence ATGGCGACCGCTAAGAAATCCACGATCCGCTGGCCGGCCTGGGCCCGCAAAACCCACAAATGGCTGGCGCTGATCATCGGCGTCCAGGCGCTCTTCTGGATGCTGAGCGGCCTCTACATGACCGCCGTCCACATCGACATCATCCATGGCGACGCCCTGGTGCGCCCCGCGCCCGTCCTGCCGATCGATCCGGCGAGCCTGCGCGACCCCGCCGAGATCCTGGCGCGCTACGCGGCCGCCAGCACGATCAAACTCGACAGCCAGCTGGGCCAGCCGGTCTTCGTCGTCGGCGAGGGCAAGAAGCGCGTGCTCGTAGACGCCCGGTCCGGGGCTCAGATGTCGCCCCTGGACCAGGCGGCCGCGCAGGATCGGGCGCGGGCGCACTTCGCTGGCCCCGGCAAGATCGTGCGCACCGAGCTGCTCAGCGTCATCCCCAGCGAGATCAAGGGCCGCCCGGCTCCGATCTGGCGTGTGGAGTTCGCCGGGCGCTGGCGCCCAACGCTCTACATCTCCCCTCAGACCGGCGAGCTGGTGGCCAAGCGTCACGACCTTTGGCGGATGTTCGACTTCGTCTGGATGTTCCACATCATGGATTACGAGGCGCGGGTCGACGTCAACAACCTGCTTCTGCGGGTGGCGGCCTGGATGGCCGTGGCCACCTCGCTCACCGGAGCCTGGCTCCTGCTCTACAGCTTCCGTCGCAAGCGCCGCGTGCGCAAGCCCGCCCAAGGGTGA
- a CDS encoding TonB-dependent receptor domain-containing protein, producing the protein MNRQFKRMLLAGAMATASFSAWAAQAQEASSVEEVVVTGTRIKRQDISGVGPATVISQEQVERSGVNNVETLLQRLPSSAGNAGNQTNAYWTGNGYGTAQVNLRGLGINRTLTLINGRRVVNGGTGANSAPDLNMIPTAIIGRIDVLKDGASAIYGADAVAGVVNIVTRTNVEGLTVTGKYGVADEGDGAEYAIDGLWGMHSERGSVTAAITWQKTEAVNLASRAPCGLGEVGGVLTCLSSASTIGGRAVLPNGQQINFNQTPGGNGNFYEPYSAAKHNFNSNPFLNAVSPIQRFSTAFLADYKLTDSVTLFGEAFFTHRQSRQIASPGTLRNLAIAASNPTNPTGQNITLVQRRLAEPGARIFSQNVDTYRFVGGARGELGGDWTWEAAANWGRNTGVDGMTNIANLERVANSINPAVCSTTPGAAIPCADYLGAGDLTPAALKYILYNSRDTGGNEQRSVTADVSGSLLTLPAGKLAIAAGVVYREEKGWRDPDALTVLGIANTNQQDPISGQVSTKEAYVELSAPLLANLPLVRTLELNGAVRYSDYNLFGSNETYKLGVNWGVIEGLRLRATYGTGFRIPSVPELFGGVAEGNLTTTDPCSRYSSSTNATLVANCRASGVPANYVQLGNTVLTTVGGNANLSPESAKTFTVGGVLQPTFVPGLSVTVDYFDIKITDAIRSIPGSTKLAVCYASTNLSHPFCGPANFTRSTLTGEINFLSSQPSNAGREQMRGVDIGVRYDFDVRGLDASIDWNTTYLDKYVITPFLGASPIVFDGFIGGGNGGYPHWRSSANASLRSDHWSANYSVQMIGKATDFNAASKDIGYRTSNVFYHNAQFAHRLGTRAGLTVGVDNLFDKKAPFIKSWTDGNTDTMTYDLLGRRGYLKLTYHFD; encoded by the coding sequence ATGAACCGGCAGTTCAAGCGGATGCTATTGGCCGGCGCCATGGCCACGGCGTCTTTCAGCGCATGGGCCGCGCAAGCCCAGGAGGCCAGCAGCGTCGAGGAAGTTGTCGTCACCGGCACCCGGATCAAACGTCAGGACATCAGCGGGGTCGGTCCCGCGACGGTGATCTCGCAGGAGCAGGTCGAACGGTCTGGCGTCAACAATGTCGAGACCCTGCTCCAGCGCCTGCCGTCGTCGGCCGGCAACGCGGGCAACCAGACCAACGCCTACTGGACGGGTAACGGTTATGGCACCGCCCAGGTCAATCTGCGCGGTCTGGGGATCAACCGGACGCTGACCTTGATCAACGGCCGCCGGGTGGTCAACGGCGGCACCGGCGCCAACAGCGCACCAGACCTGAACATGATCCCCACCGCGATTATCGGCCGGATCGACGTCCTGAAGGACGGGGCCTCGGCCATCTATGGCGCCGATGCGGTTGCCGGCGTCGTCAACATCGTCACGCGCACCAATGTCGAGGGCCTTACGGTCACGGGCAAGTACGGCGTCGCCGATGAAGGCGATGGGGCAGAATACGCCATCGACGGACTTTGGGGCATGCACAGCGAGCGCGGCTCGGTGACCGCCGCGATCACCTGGCAGAAGACCGAGGCGGTCAACCTGGCCAGCCGCGCCCCGTGCGGCCTGGGCGAGGTCGGCGGCGTGCTGACCTGCTTGTCGTCGGCCTCCACGATCGGCGGGCGGGCGGTGCTGCCCAACGGCCAGCAGATCAACTTCAACCAGACCCCAGGCGGTAACGGGAACTTCTACGAGCCATACAGCGCCGCCAAGCACAACTTCAACTCCAACCCCTTCCTCAACGCCGTCAGCCCGATCCAGCGCTTCAGCACCGCCTTCCTGGCCGACTACAAGCTGACCGACAGCGTGACGCTGTTTGGCGAGGCCTTCTTCACGCATCGCCAGAGCCGGCAGATCGCCAGCCCCGGCACCTTGCGCAACCTGGCGATCGCGGCGTCCAACCCGACCAATCCGACGGGCCAGAACATCACCCTGGTGCAGCGTCGTCTGGCCGAACCCGGCGCGCGCATTTTCTCCCAGAACGTCGACACCTATCGCTTCGTGGGCGGCGCCCGCGGCGAGCTGGGCGGCGACTGGACCTGGGAGGCGGCGGCCAACTGGGGCCGCAACACCGGCGTCGATGGCATGACCAACATCGCCAATCTTGAGCGGGTGGCCAACTCGATCAATCCGGCGGTGTGCAGCACCACGCCCGGCGCGGCCATCCCCTGCGCCGACTATCTGGGCGCGGGCGACCTGACGCCGGCGGCGCTGAAGTACATCCTCTACAATTCGCGCGACACGGGCGGCAACGAGCAGCGCAGCGTCACCGCCGACGTCTCGGGCTCCCTGCTGACCCTGCCCGCCGGCAAGCTCGCCATCGCCGCCGGTGTGGTCTATCGCGAAGAGAAGGGCTGGCGCGACCCTGACGCCTTGACCGTGCTGGGCATCGCCAACACCAACCAGCAGGACCCGATCTCCGGCCAGGTCTCCACCAAGGAAGCCTATGTCGAGCTGTCCGCGCCACTACTGGCCAACCTGCCCCTGGTGCGCACCCTCGAACTCAACGGCGCGGTGCGCTATTCCGACTACAATCTCTTCGGCTCCAACGAGACCTACAAGCTCGGCGTCAACTGGGGCGTCATCGAGGGCCTGCGCCTTCGGGCCACCTACGGCACCGGCTTCCGCATTCCCAGCGTCCCGGAACTCTTCGGGGGCGTGGCCGAAGGCAATCTGACCACCACCGATCCCTGCAGCCGCTATTCCAGCAGCACCAACGCCACACTGGTCGCCAACTGCCGCGCCAGCGGCGTGCCGGCCAACTATGTGCAGCTGGGCAACACGGTGCTGACCACCGTCGGCGGCAACGCCAACCTGTCGCCGGAAAGCGCCAAGACTTTCACGGTCGGCGGGGTGTTGCAGCCGACCTTCGTTCCGGGCCTGTCGGTGACGGTCGACTATTTCGACATCAAGATCACCGACGCCATCCGCTCGATCCCCGGCTCCACCAAGCTGGCGGTCTGCTACGCCTCGACCAATCTCAGCCACCCGTTCTGCGGCCCGGCCAACTTTACCCGCAGCACCCTGACCGGCGAGATCAACTTCCTGTCCTCGCAGCCTTCCAACGCGGGCCGCGAGCAGATGCGCGGCGTCGATATCGGCGTGCGTTACGACTTCGATGTCCGAGGGCTGGACGCCAGCATCGACTGGAACACCACCTATCTGGACAAGTACGTGATCACCCCGTTCCTGGGCGCCAGTCCGATCGTCTTCGACGGCTTTATCGGCGGCGGCAACGGCGGCTATCCGCACTGGCGCTCGAGCGCCAACGCCTCGCTGCGCAGCGATCACTGGTCTGCCAATTACTCGGTGCAGATGATCGGCAAGGCCACCGACTTCAACGCCGCGTCCAAGGACATCGGCTACCGCACATCCAACGTCTTCTACCACAACGCCCAGTTCGCCCACCGGCTGGGAACGCGCGCGGGCCTGACGGTCGGCGTCGACAACCTCTTCGACAAGAAGGCGCCGTTCATCAAGAGTTGGACCGACGGCAACACCGACACCATGACCTACGACCTGCTGGGTCGTCGCGGTTACCTCAAGCTCACCTACCACTTCGACTAA